The Sesamum indicum cultivar Zhongzhi No. 13 linkage group LG6, S_indicum_v1.0, whole genome shotgun sequence genomic interval tattttatgcaatgTACTTAGCCTCAAATACACATCTTATACGctatctcatatatatatatatattagataattcTATCTACGTTGAATACATCATTTAGTGTGTTtagagattaaatatataacaaataattttatataatgtaAACAGGAAAAGAACATGATTGGTGGCGTGTCTGACACGCGTTTTAgacaaaattcttattttgttaatttataagtttaagAGTTCcaattcttctcttttttttaaaaaaaaataaataaatacggataattacactcccttcccctaaaattttgtgtaattacacctaGATTCTgtgtagtttgagaaattacctCTAGCactcttgaggtttgcttccgtctgACAAATAAGTCactcaattaatcaaaatttattgaatttgctgatattaacaaaaaaaaacaaaattgatatttattttttattgacttattactaatttattacatgtcaaacaatttttttcgactaaactacccttataacagtgCAATATGCCTCCTCACAAGTATTAACGTGTGAaaacgtatgagggtaatttgatcataaaaaaaattatctgacttacaataaatcagtaataagtcaatcgaacTTAAGTATAGtgttgttaatatcaacaaatttgttgaattttaactaattgagGGATTTATTTGTCATGCGGAAGTGAACCTCAAaggtgttagatataatttttaaactacaatgaatttaagtgtaattacactaaacttaAGATGATGGAAggtaattatctaaaaaaaataaaattaattaaatgaaatagtaTTACACTATTtagtttttcattattattattatttcacctcattttctttttaattcctTTTAAGATTGTGCCTTTTCTTTTCGAGGCACAATAGTATCATAGTCTACAAatcatattcaattattttttcactataATTGGAAtgaacatatttttcattagatttttGTGAATAATTTCATCACATAGTACATCAAGAGACTCATACCCTAGCAATTATGCccatttatgtattataagtCGGGATGACTTAATATTTAACATCAAACGTTGTCTACTAATGACGtgagttcaaattttttgtcaaagCATTTGGTGGGATTAAATGTACGTCCTCACTTTTGATTCTCATATGATTAGATTTTGACTTTTTCTCAATAGTAAGCCACTTGTAGGGACCTTGATCAGCACACATGATGATGCAAGTACAATGTTCTCTGTCGGGTTTAAATGCATACCAGTCAAGTGTTGGTGTGCCATTAGAATACGTCATTGAAGTGTGatagaagattttttttcaCTGGGcgtagtatttttttaattattattatgaaacatgtaataataaaaaatgggatTTTGGGCTTCGTTCCCATTGATTAGAGTTCTAAATTGTAAGGTTGGGTCCAATTTTAGTACATCCTCGTACAACAGAGAAGGGCCCATCTGGAAATAACCAACAATAACATCTTGCAAGGCCTCATCTACGGCCCTGATTAGGactaatcaaaatttgattccGAATTGTGTGATACTGCACAATACGTTGGGCTGATTTTGAAACTTTAAACGGGTCTTGAGTCGGGTTAAGATCTTAGTGGTCTGGACACGAATTCATCTCAAtcgttttttgttttgtatattttgcatctacttatataaaatatatttatacatatataaagtttgtgtaatttattatacttatatatagtacacaaacttaataatttcataaattaaaataatgatataaatagtttataaacgttttactattttaataagtaatacatattttataatttttaatatttttatgtctaAAACATGCaccatataaatttataaaaaaatattaatctttcaataatattattgtctcatatttataaaattaagatgatattatttttattattttttaatagtttaaaaaatattaattgagtTTACCGAGCCCAATCTAACGGGTCCTAGGTCCCGAGCTCGGCATGGGTCTCGGGAGGATCCGATTCCAGAATTTTCTTGATGGGTGGGtttcaaattttgacaaaCTCATCTCAGATCTGTCCGGTTAACATTCccaataattagataatttaatccaaattttaattaaaattaataaatttaaaaaaaataaaaataaaagataattatagtTGTAGTCTCAAAACAAAATCCGTGACATACATGGAGGATGCATGATTATTCTGAGATTCATTCTTGGcttctcaaatattttcttgatgggtgggtttcaaattttgacaaaCTCATCTCAGATCTGTCCGGTTAACATTCccaataattagataatttaatccaaattttaattaaaattaataaatttaaaaaaaataaaaataaaagataattatagtTGTAGTCTCAAAACAAAATCCGTGACATACATGGAGGATGCATGATTATTCTGAGATTCATTCTTGGCTTctcaaaactaaatttatagtcaatgatattttagtttaGAGGTTAAAATTGAAgtctattaaataaatttgaaattatgaattcagTTTATTAGACGATAgatatttatctcactttatataaatttattttgatttattttattattatattgatatattaattaaatcaatatattattcgatttattaaaaatattaatataatcatataattatcatttttttttttgtgggagCCCATGCTTATATGGAAGAGGTGAGTCAAAAAACATGAAGGCCACCAAGAGTTCTTCATAGTATTGtcaaggaaataaaaatgCCACAATTTACTAAAAACTAAGGCATTGATGTATTGTTATGAGAGTATTTAGATgtatttataacttataagcTGTGAATGggtttatataatattataatttttacttgataattttttaaaaaaatgagcttcgaaaatactaaaacaaaatatcgATAGCTTACAAGCTCCTAAaggatatttaaataataacaaaaattctaatttatttcgaACACATAAAAAGTTGGTCAATCTGTTGAAGAGATGatttttagtataatttttttaaaatttaaataaatttagtcaatCTTCCTCCAAGAAAATCAGGTAGAGCATGTTCTTGGCAGATGCCTATAACAAAACTCTCCATCCTCCAATCCAGGGTTATCTGAACCCCACAACTCCACGCTCAAAAACCAACTATATGTCTTATTTGGTTGAAGCTGAATATGTAataacaagtgtaatatatttgtcgtATGATTGATGTATAGTTCAATAAAACCGACAATCACACCATTTTGCTCGAGAACAACAGAGtacgaggaattaattaagtttagaTATTGCAGAAATTGAAAACATAGCACAGATTAAGGATCACAAGACAGGGAAATCAGCCTGACTCCAACATCTCCAGGCTCAATCGAAATTGTCGACAACCCTGTCCATGATGTTGGCAACAGCGTTCTTGGACTCCTTGAGCAACTTGATGCTTTTCTCCAGCTTCTTCCGCTTTTCAGCAACAGAAGGAGACTCCTCCAGCATCCTCTCCAGGGTATTGCCCTGAGGCCCGATTAGCTCGTCGATGATATCTGTCTGCATCTCTTTCTTCACCAGATTCTGAATACTGAAAGTCAAGTGCAAAGCCATGTTATCCACCATTCTCCTCAGGACAATATCCCAATAAGCCGTCATCCTCATCTTCACATCGAAAGCATCAACCACACTGCCCTTGCCGTGCAGATGACCAACGTTAATTAATCCGAATCCATCAATCTGTATGTTCCAAGATGTCCCTAATCCATTcacaattttaagaaattcttCCTGACGAGACATGAGCTTGTTGCAAGAAGCCATGTACTCGGGATTGCAGGTGTAATCAGTGAGCTTCTCCATCTCGACCATGTCCTTCACCCACTCAATCGATTGCTGATGCTTCTTGTCTATGAGGTTTTTCACAGCTCTTCTTGTACACGACAGGAGTTGCGGGTAGCTATCGCAGTGTTGTAGCAAGACGGAGACGACTACATCCTCTAAGTAGCTCCATATCTTGTCGACGAACTGAAAGGGTATCATTGATACATCCGCCACCTTCTGCTGGAGCAGACTGAGAAAAGCAGCTCTAGGGAGGAAATGTGGCAGCCCGATTGACTTAGTTTCCTCCAAAACCTTCATCTCATCGAGCAAGAAGTTCTTTCTTGGATCATTGTCGACATACTTTTTAGATTGCAGATCCGTAGAGTATTGATTGAGCATTTCCGCCAGTCTAGCAGTGCAATGCATCTCTTTGGAATCCGGGTACTCGTCGAACTCTCCTTGCAGAATGATCTTCCTCAAGGATTCTTTAGCAGAACCAAGGATGTGCATGAATGTTGTCATCGCTTCAGCAACTGAGTTCAGATGCTTCGGCAATTTGTTCAGATCTTCAATGTTGGCTGAGAGCTTGTTGTTGATTTTGCTAACAATTTCAGGCAGACATTTAACGATAATGGTGGCCTGAATCTTCACCAGCTTTTCAGCCAAAACAGGAATCCCAACCATGGATTTGTTAATCTTTGAAAGCTGAGGATTAGTCTCGAAAAGCTTAGCCTCTTCCTCCCGAGCTTCTTCGTACGTCTCGTCCCCGATGCGGTTCCTAACGCAGACGTAGCCGAGGCCGATGTTCACATCGTCGGCGGTGACTTTCTCCAGCAGGCCTTCCGGAGATTTGTCAGCTTTAGTTACAACAGCGAGAGTCCTCTGGCCAGACTTGTCCACCCGCTGTGACATCCTGATGGACTCACATGTCGAGAAATCGACACTTGCTGATAAAACATTCAGGATTATACTTTCTTCCGGCGTAATAAACTCCATGATAATCTTGGAAATCTGCTCATAGATATCCTCAGGCTGGCCATGAACAGGAACTCGAGTGATTCCAGGCAAATCAACCATGGTAAGATCAGGGACGGCCATCTTTTTCACAACCAGCGTCAAGGGGTTGTTCGAAATCCCTTTCCCCGTTCCGGCGATCTCTTCGGTGGCAAGGTTAATGGCGTCGGCGATGTGTTTTTCATCAGTTGGCACAATCTTCCCGTTGAACTCCAAGAAAAGCTCCGGGACAGGGTTTGAATGATTCTGCAGCCTCATTATGAGAGGTACCCTGGTGCAAATACCCTGTCCCCTGGGCAGACTGATGCCTGCCAGAGACTCAAGAACACTGGATTTGCCGGAGGACTGGTCGCCCACCACCACAATGGTGGGGAGTTGGATGCCTTCTTGCATGATCTTAAGGTGGCGCAGCCTGTCCACGGTGTCGAGGAGAGGCCGGATTCTGTCGTTGTAGGAGGCAACAATGGGCGCCGGTGgcctttcttcttctccttcttcttcatAATGTTCGCCGGAGATATTCAGGAGACTCATTTTCTGGACAGAGTGTACGACTGTCGGAGACGTTTCCTCCTTGACAGGAGTCAGAGAGCCCATTGATGGGTTTGGTAAtattatatgtgtgtgtgtgtgaattttCGATTCTGTGATTTTATGGCAATGGAGGAGTCTGTATTTATAAGCTTTTCCATGTTTCAAGAATGGTTTCTTCTGGGATACTGATCAGCTTTATGTTCCTCCCATGGAATATTGTGCTTCGCTGTTAAGCAAATAACAGTTAAAGACCCCACTCATAGTTTATTAGCATCACAAATGAGTGAAAAGTGTGATCTAAAATTACACTAGTCTTAAaccaaatataaaagaaaatgtatttttaatcaataaaaaaagactAGTGTTTAATTGACCAAAGACTTTTGGAGTCAACTACCAGACATGTCATTTACTTTTGGGAGTGTAGGCCATTAGACAAATTATAGAATTACCATCCCATGAATCATCAGgaaaagttattaaattaattataaagcaagtgtgaattatttcattttttttaattatacataaattatattataagtctaaaatatttatcaaataattgatttagatCCGGCAAAATTCTATCAATATTAGAATTTCGTCAATCAATTCTAAcccaaatcaaatttggtgAGACATGAACTAATTATACGAAAAGTATAATGCACTTTTTTGTATGAGCAATTCGAATAAAgtgatcaattacataataagtgtattacattttctttataattaatttgatttgaccaatctaatttgaatattttttttatttctatattaacTGCATCTAATATGCTTCTGCTGCTGCTCCATGTCCATGTCCATGTCCATgcattaatgaaaaaaaagtaatttgttATATTCATTTACTGAAAATACTTTTCAACTTAGGCAAATAATATCCAAACACGAATAGTAGAAActtaattgttgtaattttgattttgtgggTTGATgattaatatgatataatataaagccaTCATCgc includes:
- the LOC105164086 gene encoding dynamin-related protein 4C; amino-acid sequence: MASVTRVKEETSPTVMHSVQKMSLLNISGEHYEEEGEEERPPAPIVASYNDRIRPLLDTVDRLRHLKIMQEGIQLPTIVVVGDQSSGKSSVLESLAGISLPRGQGICTRVPLIMRLQNHSNPVPELFLEFNGKIVPTDEKHIADAINLATEEIAGTGKGISNNPLTLVVKKMAVPDLTMVDLPGITRVPVHGQPEDIYEQISKIIMEFITPEESIILNVLSASVDFSTCESIRMSQRVDKSGQRTLAVVTKADKSPEGLLEKVTADDVNIGLGYVCVRNRIGDETYEEAREEEAKLFETNPQLSKINKSMVGIPVLAEKLVKIQATIIVKCLPEIVSKINNKLSANIEDLNKLPKHLNSVAEAMTTFMHILGSAKESLRKIILQGEFDEYPDSKEMHCTARLAEMLNQYSTDLQSKKYVDNDPRKNFLLDEMKVLEETKSIGLPHFLPRAAFLSLLQQKVADVSMIPFQFVDKIWSYLEDVVVSVLLQHCDSYPQLLSCTRRAVKNLIDKKHQQSIEWVKDMVEMEKLTDYTCNPEYMASCNKLMSRQEEFLKIVNGLGTSWNIQIDGFGLINVGHLHGKGSVVDAFDVKMRMTAYWDIVLRRMVDNMALHLTFSIQNLVKKEMQTDIIDELIGPQGNTLERMLEESPSVAEKRKKLEKSIKLLKESKNAVANIMDRVVDNFD